Proteins found in one Gordonia sp. PDNC005 genomic segment:
- a CDS encoding rhomboid family intramembrane serine protease, with amino-acid sequence MTSPTPAVVSANAKPLVTYTLIAINVIVFAAVLLQAGGTTLPYSSIYREGALISGAGLDDQYWRLLTSGFLHQSVPHLAINMFSLYIIGADLERALGRGRYLAIYVVSLLGGSAAVMAFQSGITATAGASGAIYGLMGALLILLLRVKAPVQTVLGVIAINIVISVTIPGISLYGHLGGLVFGAAAAGAVVWLPARLLPPERRTQAAVSRIGWYGLAALAVLAVVIGTSLGAVA; translated from the coding sequence GTGACCTCGCCAACGCCCGCAGTCGTGTCGGCGAATGCCAAGCCGCTCGTCACCTACACGCTGATCGCGATCAACGTGATCGTGTTCGCCGCAGTGCTTCTGCAGGCGGGCGGGACAACGCTGCCCTACTCCTCGATCTATCGAGAAGGCGCCCTCATCAGCGGAGCCGGACTCGACGATCAGTACTGGCGGCTGCTGACCTCGGGGTTCTTGCACCAGAGCGTGCCGCACCTCGCGATCAACATGTTCTCGCTGTACATCATCGGCGCGGACCTGGAGAGAGCTCTCGGCCGTGGCCGCTATCTGGCCATCTACGTGGTGAGCCTGCTCGGGGGAAGTGCCGCCGTGATGGCGTTCCAGTCGGGCATCACCGCCACCGCAGGCGCTTCGGGCGCCATCTACGGTCTGATGGGTGCGCTGCTGATACTTCTTCTCCGCGTCAAGGCCCCGGTGCAGACGGTTCTCGGCGTGATCGCGATCAACATCGTCATCTCGGTGACCATCCCCGGGATCTCCCTCTACGGACACCTCGGCGGTCTGGTGTTCGGAGCGGCGGCCGCCGGTGCGGTCGTGTGGTTGCCGGCGCGACTGCTGCCTCCGGAGCGCCGGACCCAGGCGGCCGTCTCCCGCATCGGCTGGTACGGACTGGCGGCCCTCGCGGTGCTCGCCGTAGTCATCGGCACCAGCCTCGGTGCCGTCGCCTAG
- a CDS encoding PH domain-containing protein — MNTVDDSTPSASWSTPLAAGIALIGAGIALAAAAAASYTEPPAMVFIGVAAVGLIVTGVIALVRRPRLSLFPGPRIVVRTLTGRVSLTASDVVRVGTLETRRLAGRSRQLVIDLPDDRLLVFGRWDLGVEPTVVVEALTDAGFPVD, encoded by the coding sequence ATGAATACTGTGGATGACTCGACGCCGTCGGCCTCATGGTCGACGCCGCTCGCGGCCGGCATCGCCTTGATCGGCGCCGGGATCGCGTTAGCGGCGGCCGCTGCAGCGTCGTACACGGAACCGCCCGCAATGGTGTTCATCGGGGTGGCGGCAGTCGGGCTCATCGTGACCGGCGTGATCGCGCTGGTCCGCCGCCCGCGTCTGTCCTTGTTTCCGGGACCGCGGATCGTGGTCCGGACGCTCACCGGTCGCGTGTCGTTGACTGCCAGCGATGTGGTTCGCGTCGGAACCCTCGAGACCCGCCGCCTCGCCGGGCGCAGTCGTCAGCTGGTGATCGACCTACCCGACGACCGGCTCCTCGTATTCGGTCGATGGGATCTCGGCGTCGAGCCGACCGTCGTGGTCGAGGCACTCACCGACGCAGGTTTCCCGGTCGACTGA
- the crgA gene encoding cell division protein CrgA encodes MPKSKVRKKTDYTVNSASRTPVKVKAGPSGVVYQSVMFGLMLIGLVWLLVYYLGATQEAWGAEGKFLNWMAELGPWNMLIGFGFMVVGLLMTMGWR; translated from the coding sequence ATGCCTAAGTCAAAGGTCCGGAAGAAGACCGACTACACCGTCAACAGCGCCAGCCGTACTCCGGTGAAGGTGAAGGCGGGTCCGTCGGGAGTTGTGTACCAGTCCGTCATGTTCGGTCTCATGCTCATCGGCCTGGTGTGGCTGCTCGTCTACTACTTGGGCGCCACGCAGGAGGCATGGGGTGCGGAAGGCAAGTTCCTCAACTGGATGGCCGAGCTCGGCCCATGGAACATGCTGATCGGTTTCGGCTTCATGGTTGTCGGTCTGTTGATGACGATGGGCTGGCGCTGA
- a CDS encoding aminodeoxychorismate/anthranilate synthase component II, producing the protein MRILVIDNYDSFVYNLVQYLGQLGVEAVVWRNDDEQLADLEAVVSDFDGILLSPGPGTPSRAGATVPIVGVAAAAGTPLLGVCLGHQAIGEAFGATVDRAPELLHGKTSLVNHDGRGVLAGLPDPFTATRYHSLTVLPETIPDVLEVTGTTDSGIVMAMKHRDLPIHGVQFHPESVLTQGGHRMLANWLAVCGFDVPAGRVDLLEEQMAKALAN; encoded by the coding sequence GTGCGCATCCTCGTCATCGACAACTACGACAGCTTCGTCTACAACCTGGTCCAGTACTTGGGCCAGCTCGGTGTCGAGGCAGTCGTCTGGCGCAACGACGACGAGCAGCTCGCAGACCTCGAGGCCGTGGTCTCGGACTTCGACGGAATCCTCCTGAGCCCCGGGCCGGGCACCCCGTCGCGTGCCGGTGCGACGGTGCCGATCGTCGGCGTTGCGGCCGCAGCCGGGACTCCACTTCTTGGGGTCTGCCTCGGGCACCAGGCGATCGGTGAGGCGTTCGGCGCCACCGTCGATCGTGCTCCCGAGCTCCTTCACGGAAAGACGTCGCTGGTGAATCACGACGGCCGCGGTGTTCTCGCCGGGCTGCCCGATCCGTTCACGGCGACTCGCTACCATTCGCTCACCGTGCTGCCCGAGACGATCCCGGACGTGCTCGAGGTGACCGGGACCACCGACTCCGGCATCGTGATGGCGATGAAGCACCGTGACCTTCCGATTCACGGAGTGCAGTTCCACCCGGAGAGCGTCCTGACGCAGGGTGGGCACAGAATGCTCGCCAACTGGCTCGCCGTGTGCGGTTTCGACGTGCCCGCCGGCCGCGTCGACCTCCTCGAAGAGCAGATGGCCAAAGCTCTCGCCAACTGA
- the pknB gene encoding Stk1 family PASTA domain-containing Ser/Thr kinase, translated as MSDLDPHYLSERYELGETLGFGGMSEVQYARDLLLHRDVAIKVLRADLARDPSFYLRFRREAQNAAKLTHPSIVQVFDTGEAETPEGPIPFIVMEYVDGDTLRDILRASDDGVIAPKQAMTWMADVAAAMDFSHRMAIVHRDMKPANVMIDRAGAVKVMDFGIARAMDDTSATMTQTSAVMGTAQYLSPEQARGIKVDPRSDIYSMGCVLFELTTGEPPFTGDSPIAVAHQHVHEDPRRPSAVRPGLSPELDSIVMQAMSKNPANRYQTAADFRSDLIKVLAGGKPSAPMLLTDQEQTDFINAPRLASTDDESTPRRNGHRLSEVIEDEPTPIYRRRRLQVAVALIAILALVGGLIAWAPWTPDQPSIAVPKVAGLSADAAKANLEQAGFDVREQKEASSDIAEGLATRTVPGNDVPTPKGSEVMLYVSSGPQRNPVPDLRGKTLEDARNTLKVQGFEDVKVEKIDSTAALKDKVVRTNPQTGATVAVTSRVVVYIGTGPQEVTIPDLRGQTEKQARTALTQMKLEPVFVPADSELPAGQVVNSSPGEGTSVRVGSTVQVMISRGNMFVVPDLRGKTPEEAQAALTQAGWDDTTLTITERKVPLASPNDGKVMSQRPAANDTLKKSDSVSVVVGKGSLF; from the coding sequence GTGAGCGACCTGGATCCGCACTACCTCTCCGAGCGATACGAGCTCGGCGAGACGCTGGGCTTCGGCGGGATGTCCGAAGTCCAGTACGCTCGCGACCTGTTGCTGCACCGCGACGTCGCGATCAAGGTGCTGCGTGCCGACCTGGCGCGTGATCCGTCGTTCTACCTGCGGTTCCGCCGTGAAGCCCAGAATGCCGCCAAGCTGACGCATCCGTCGATCGTGCAGGTCTTCGACACCGGTGAGGCCGAGACCCCCGAAGGTCCGATCCCGTTCATCGTCATGGAGTACGTCGACGGCGACACCCTCCGCGACATCCTCCGCGCATCCGACGACGGTGTCATCGCGCCCAAGCAGGCGATGACGTGGATGGCCGACGTCGCGGCCGCCATGGACTTCTCGCACCGCATGGCGATCGTCCACCGGGACATGAAGCCCGCCAACGTGATGATCGACCGGGCCGGTGCCGTGAAGGTGATGGACTTCGGCATCGCCAGGGCGATGGACGACACGTCGGCGACCATGACCCAGACGTCCGCCGTGATGGGCACCGCGCAGTACCTCTCGCCGGAGCAGGCACGCGGCATCAAGGTCGATCCGCGCAGTGACATCTACTCGATGGGCTGTGTGCTCTTCGAACTCACCACCGGCGAGCCCCCGTTCACCGGTGACTCACCGATCGCCGTCGCTCACCAGCACGTCCACGAGGATCCACGCAGGCCGTCCGCCGTACGTCCGGGTCTGTCGCCGGAACTCGACTCGATCGTCATGCAGGCGATGAGCAAGAACCCGGCGAACCGATACCAGACGGCAGCCGACTTCCGCTCCGACCTCATCAAGGTGCTCGCAGGCGGCAAGCCGTCCGCGCCCATGCTGCTCACCGACCAGGAGCAGACCGACTTCATCAACGCGCCCCGGCTCGCATCCACCGACGACGAGTCGACGCCGCGACGCAACGGTCACCGCCTCTCCGAAGTGATCGAGGACGAGCCGACCCCGATCTACCGGCGTAGGCGCCTCCAGGTGGCGGTGGCACTCATCGCCATCCTCGCGCTGGTCGGCGGCCTCATCGCGTGGGCGCCCTGGACTCCTGACCAACCGTCGATCGCCGTGCCCAAGGTCGCAGGCCTGTCCGCCGACGCGGCGAAAGCGAACCTAGAACAAGCGGGCTTCGACGTAAGGGAGCAGAAGGAGGCGAGTTCGGACATCGCCGAAGGCCTTGCCACCCGAACGGTTCCCGGCAACGACGTCCCCACGCCCAAGGGCTCGGAGGTCATGCTGTACGTGTCGTCCGGTCCGCAACGGAATCCCGTTCCGGATCTGCGCGGCAAGACCCTCGAAGACGCCCGGAACACGCTGAAAGTCCAAGGGTTCGAGGATGTGAAAGTCGAGAAGATCGACTCGACCGCGGCCCTCAAGGACAAGGTGGTGCGAACCAACCCGCAGACCGGCGCCACCGTCGCGGTCACCAGCCGGGTGGTCGTCTACATCGGCACCGGACCACAAGAGGTGACGATCCCCGACCTGCGAGGTCAAACCGAGAAGCAGGCCCGGACCGCACTCACACAGATGAAGCTGGAACCGGTCTTCGTCCCCGCCGACTCCGAACTGCCCGCGGGTCAGGTCGTCAACAGCTCGCCAGGCGAGGGCACATCGGTTCGCGTCGGCAGCACCGTGCAGGTGATGATCTCGCGCGGAAACATGTTCGTCGTACCCGACCTGCGGGGCAAGACGCCCGAGGAGGCCCAGGCCGCCTTGACTCAGGCAGGCTGGGACGACACGACCCTGACGATCACCGAACGGAAGGTGCCGCTCGCCAGCCCGAACGACGGCAAAGTGATGTCCCAGCGGCCTGCGGCGAACGACACCCTGAAGAAGTCCGACTCGGTGTCCGTCGTCGTCGGCAAGGGCAGCCTGTTCTAG
- a CDS encoding serine/threonine-protein kinase, whose amino-acid sequence MSLQNGTIIAERYRLVRLIATGGMGQVWEALDTRLGRRVAVKVLKAEYSNDSEFLGRFRTEAQTTARLNDPGIANVFDYGETPDRNGGDPLAYLVMELVDGEPLNSVISRMGQLALTHTLDMLEQTGRALQAAHTAGLVHRDVKPGNILITPTGQVKITDFGIAKAVDAAPVTQTGMVMGTAQYISPEQAMGGEATAASDVYSLGVVGYEALTGRRPFLGDGAITVAMKHIQDPPPPLPSTVPAPIRELIDITLSKDAQQRYATGGEFADAVAAVRAGHRPPRPRTAGGVAPVPAPVPSSTRAMTSAAPAPRPATGPSTAAAPAVDDGWSTTHKVLTAVAALLLLAAIALIAFWITNSPTEPSAPTTTPTVTETQTQAPEETTSEETTSSSTEETSSEEETPSSTTDETTTDESTSPKTSSNNGEITILPGVTIRP is encoded by the coding sequence ATGAGCCTGCAGAACGGCACCATCATCGCCGAACGCTATCGGCTGGTCCGACTGATCGCCACGGGCGGCATGGGCCAGGTGTGGGAAGCTCTCGACACCCGTCTCGGACGTCGCGTCGCTGTGAAGGTCCTCAAGGCCGAGTACTCGAACGACTCCGAGTTCCTCGGACGTTTCCGAACCGAGGCTCAGACGACGGCGCGCCTCAACGATCCCGGCATCGCGAACGTCTTCGACTACGGCGAGACCCCCGACCGCAACGGTGGCGACCCGCTCGCATACCTGGTCATGGAGTTGGTCGACGGCGAGCCGCTGAACTCGGTGATCAGCCGGATGGGGCAACTCGCGCTGACGCACACCCTCGACATGCTCGAGCAGACCGGCCGCGCGCTGCAGGCAGCGCACACCGCGGGCCTCGTGCACCGTGACGTGAAACCCGGCAACATCCTGATCACACCCACCGGTCAGGTCAAGATCACCGACTTCGGCATCGCCAAGGCCGTCGACGCCGCACCCGTCACCCAGACGGGCATGGTGATGGGCACCGCCCAGTACATCTCGCCCGAACAGGCGATGGGCGGCGAGGCCACCGCGGCGTCGGACGTCTACTCGCTCGGTGTGGTCGGCTATGAGGCGCTCACCGGCCGGCGCCCGTTCCTCGGCGACGGCGCCATCACGGTCGCGATGAAGCACATCCAGGATCCGCCGCCGCCGTTGCCGTCGACCGTGCCGGCGCCGATCCGCGAGCTCATCGACATCACACTGTCCAAGGACGCTCAGCAGCGCTACGCCACCGGCGGCGAGTTCGCCGACGCCGTGGCAGCAGTCCGCGCCGGGCACCGTCCGCCGCGTCCGCGTACCGCAGGCGGCGTGGCGCCAGTACCCGCGCCTGTCCCGTCGTCGACGCGCGCCATGACATCGGCGGCTCCCGCTCCGCGGCCGGCCACCGGACCCTCGACAGCGGCCGCACCCGCCGTCGACGACGGGTGGAGCACCACCCACAAGGTGCTCACCGCAGTCGCCGCGCTGTTGCTCCTGGCTGCGATCGCACTGATCGCGTTCTGGATCACCAACAGCCCGACTGAACCGTCGGCTCCGACGACAACTCCGACCGTCACCGAAACCCAGACGCAGGCCCCTGAGGAGACGACCTCGGAGGAGACCACGTCGTCGAGCACCGAGGAGACGTCGAGCGAAGAGGAGACGCCTTCCTCGACGACCGACGAGACCACGACCGACGAGTCGACCAGCCCCAAGACCTCGTCGAACAACGGCGAGATCACCATCCTCCCCGGCGTTACGATTAGGCCGTGA
- a CDS encoding penicillin-binding protein 2: MNRPIRNVAIAAIVMVVALLANATWIQVFRADDLRNDTRNSRVLLDEYSRQRGLIVASDGTVIAESIPTDSRFKYLRKYPTNPSAFAPVTGYFSFVYRADRGIEAAEDAVLNGNDDRLFTQRFMDMFSGRDPRGGNVVTTIDPKLQRVAYRELANAECDGPCRGAVVAMEPSSGKILAMASTPSYDPNTIATQDFAKAEGAWKELTADESHSPLVNRAIGSLYPPGSTFKVVSTATALTNGLGPGTRLTADARWKLPDSDATLSNDSGSTCPGSSNGTVTLTQAFEYSCNTAFAQLLSEKMPGDKVDEFTSTAKDFGVGDDPANIPLSVVKSSVGDIGSDLAALGQSAIGQRDVRLTVLQNAVIAATIANGGVRMQPYMVDKLQTADLRTIATTSPTTVNRPLSAAEATTITDMMIKSEQNTRGAQSGIASKTGTAEHSDVAQGGETPYAWYIAFSPSSNSRIAIAVMVENGAQGQNAYGGVVAAPIGRAVMNAYTGGAR; encoded by the coding sequence ATGAACCGCCCCATCCGGAACGTCGCCATCGCCGCCATCGTCATGGTGGTCGCACTCCTGGCCAACGCCACGTGGATTCAGGTGTTCCGCGCAGACGATCTCCGCAACGACACCCGCAACTCGCGCGTGCTGCTCGACGAGTACTCGCGTCAGCGCGGTCTGATCGTCGCATCCGACGGCACCGTCATCGCCGAGAGCATTCCGACCGACAGCCGGTTCAAGTACTTGCGGAAGTATCCGACCAACCCGAGCGCGTTCGCTCCGGTCACCGGTTACTTCTCGTTCGTCTACCGCGCCGACCGCGGCATCGAAGCCGCCGAGGACGCCGTCCTCAACGGCAACGACGACCGACTGTTCACGCAGCGGTTCATGGACATGTTCTCTGGGCGCGACCCGCGCGGTGGCAACGTGGTCACGACGATCGACCCGAAACTGCAGCGGGTGGCATACCGCGAGCTCGCGAACGCCGAGTGCGACGGCCCGTGCCGCGGCGCCGTTGTCGCCATGGAGCCGAGCAGCGGCAAGATCCTCGCGATGGCGTCCACACCCAGTTACGACCCGAACACGATCGCCACGCAAGACTTCGCGAAGGCCGAAGGAGCATGGAAGGAACTGACCGCCGACGAGTCCCATTCACCGCTGGTCAACCGTGCGATCGGCTCGCTGTACCCACCCGGCTCCACCTTCAAGGTGGTCTCCACGGCGACCGCGCTGACCAACGGCCTCGGTCCCGGCACACGCCTCACGGCCGACGCCCGGTGGAAACTCCCGGACAGCGACGCCACCCTCTCGAACGACAGCGGATCCACGTGCCCCGGCTCGTCGAACGGGACGGTCACCCTCACGCAGGCGTTCGAGTACTCCTGCAACACCGCGTTCGCACAGCTCCTGTCCGAGAAGATGCCCGGAGACAAGGTCGACGAGTTCACGTCTACCGCGAAGGACTTCGGCGTGGGTGACGACCCGGCGAACATCCCGCTGTCCGTCGTGAAGTCGTCCGTCGGCGACATCGGCTCCGACCTCGCCGCCCTCGGCCAGTCCGCGATCGGGCAGCGCGACGTGCGGCTCACGGTCCTGCAGAATGCCGTCATCGCCGCGACAATCGCCAACGGCGGTGTCCGAATGCAGCCGTACATGGTCGACAAACTGCAGACAGCAGACCTCCGGACCATCGCGACCACGTCGCCGACCACCGTCAACCGTCCGCTCAGTGCGGCGGAGGCCACCACGATCACGGACATGATGATCAAGTCCGAACAGAACACCCGCGGCGCCCAGTCGGGCATCGCGTCGAAGACCGGCACAGCCGAGCACTCCGACGTCGCGCAGGGCGGTGAAACGCCGTACGCCTGGTACATCGCGTTCTCGCCCAGCTCGAACAGCCGGATCGCCATCGCAGTGATGGTCGAGAACGGCGCTCAGGGTCAGAACGCATACGGCGGCGTTGTTGCCGCCCCGATTGGACGCGCAGTGATGAACGCATACACCGGAGGTGCTCGATGA